Proteins encoded together in one Macadamia integrifolia cultivar HAES 741 unplaced genomic scaffold, SCU_Mint_v3 scaffold621, whole genome shotgun sequence window:
- the LOC122069457 gene encoding phospholipase D alpha 1-like has translation MAQILLHGTLHATIFEVDRLNSGGGNGGPSIFRKLREGIEESIGIGKGTSKLYATIDLEKARVGRTRLLENEPVNPRWYESFHIYCAHMASNVIFTVKDDNPIGATLIGRAYVPVEEIFSGEEVDRWVEILDKDHNPIDGGSKIHVKLQYFDVTKDDSWARGIRSGKFPGVPYTFFSQRQGCRVSLYQDAHIPDNFIPKIPLSGGKSYEPHRCWEDIFDAITNAKHMIYITGWSVYTEISLVRDSGRPKPGGDIILGELLKKKASEGVRVLMLVWDDRTSVGLLKKDGLMATHDEETANYFHDTDVHCVLCPRNPDDGGSIVQNLQISTMFTHHQKIVVVDGAMPSGGSEKRRIVSFVGGIDLCDGRYDSPFHSLFRTLDTAHHDDFHQPNFSTGASINKGGPREPWHDIHCRLEGPVAWDVLYNFEQRWRKQGGKDLLVELRDLGDIIIPPSPVMFSEDNETWNVQLFRSIDGGAAFGFPDTPEDAARAGLISGKDNIIDRSIQDAYINAIRRAKNFIYIENQYFLGSSFCWKPDDIKVEEIGALHLIPKELSLKIVSKIEAGERFTVYVVVPMWPEGIPESGSVQAILDWQRRTMEMMYTDIFQALHAKGIEADLRDYLTFFCLGNREMKKSGEYEPSEQAEPDSDYGRAQKARRFMIYVHAKMMIVDDEYIIIGSANINQRSMDGARDSEIAMGAYQPYHLATRKPARGQVHGFRMALWYEHLGMLDDSFLQPESVQCVQKVNKIADKYWDIFSSESVDRDLPGHLLTYPVAISSDGTVNEFPDTEFFPDTKARILGAKSDFLPPILTT, from the exons AACAATTGATCTAGAAAAAGCTAGAGTTGGCCGGACCAGATTATTAGAAAATGAACCTGTTAATCCAAGGTGGTATGAGTCTTTTCATATTTACTGTGCTCATATGGCTTCTAATGTTATCTTCACTGTCAAAGATGATAATCCCATTGGGGCAACACTGATTGGAAGAGCTTACGTACCTGTTGAGGAAATCTTTAGTGGGGAAGAAGTAGACAGATGGGTAGAAATCTTGGATAAAGACCATAATCCTATAGATGGAGGCTCAAAGATCCATGTGAAGTTGCAGTATTTTGACGTTACTAAAGACGATAGTTGGGCTAGGGGTATCAGAAGTGGGAAATTCCCTGGGGTGCCTTACACATTCTTCTCTCAGAGGCAGGGATGCAGAGTTTCTCTTTACCAAGATGCCCATATCCCAGACAACTTTATTCCAAAAATCCCTCTTTCTGGAGGCAAGAGCTATGAGCCCCATAGATGCTGGGAGGATATCTTTGATGCAATCACTAATGCAAAGCACATGATTTACATAACTGGGTGGTCTGTGTATACTGAGATAAGCTTGGTGAGGGACTCAGGGAGGCCAAAGCCTGGAGGAGACATTATCCTTGGGGAGCTGCTCAAGAAGAAGGCTAGTGAAGGTGTCAGGGTCCTTATGCTTGTTTGGGATGATAGAACCTCTGTTGGTTTGCTAAAGAAGGATGGGTTGATGGCTACCCATGACGAAGAAACTGCTAATTACTTCCATGACACTGATGTCCACTGTGTGTTGTGCCCTCGTAATCCTGATGATGGGGGGAGCATTGTTCAAAACTTGCAGATTTCAACAATGTTCACTCACCACCAGAAGATTGTGGTGGTGGATGGTGCAATGCCAAGTGGAGGGTCAGAGAAGAGACGCATTGTGAGTTTTGTTGGTGGTATAGATCTTTGTGATGGGAGGTATGATTCACCCTTCCATTCCCTTTTCAGGACCTTGGACACTGCCCATCATGATGATTTCCATCAGCCCAACTTCAGTACTGGTGCTTCAATCAATAAAGGTGGCCCTAGGGAGCCCTGGCATGATATTCACTGCCGGTTAGAAGGTCCTGTAGCTTGGGATGTCTTGTACAATTTTGAGCAGAGGTGGAGGAAACAAGGTGGGAAGGACCTGCTAGTTGAGCTCAGGGACCTTGGTGACATCATTATACCCCCGTCTCCAGTTATGTTCTCAGAAGACAATGAAACATGGAATGTCCAGTTATTCCGATCCATCGATGGTGGTGCTGCCTTTGGCTTCCCTGACACACCAGAGGATGCAGCCAGGGCTGGGCTTATCAGTGGGAAGGACAACATCATTGATCGAAGCATTCAAGATGCATATATAAATGCCATTCGTCGagcaaaaaatttcatttacaTTGAAAATCAATATTTCCTTGGAAGCTCATTCTGCTGGAAGCCAGATGATATTAAGGTTGAGGAAATTGGTGCTTTGCATCTCATTCCTAAGGAATTGTCACTAAAGATTGTCAGTAAGATTGAAGCTGGGGAGAGGTTTACTGTCTATGTTGTGGTCCCTATGTGGCCGGAAGGGATTCCAGAGAGTGGATCAGTTCAGGCAATATTAGATTGGCAGAGGAGGACAATGGAAATGATGTACACTGATATATTTCAGGCCCTCCATGCTAAGGGGATTGAGGCAGACCTCAGGGACTATTTGACATTCTTCTGCTTAGGGAACCGGGAGATGAAGAAGAGTGGTGAATATGAACCTTCAGAACAAGCAGAGCCAGATTCAGATTATGGCAGAGCTCAGAAAGCACGGCGTTTCATGATATATGTTCATGCTAAGATGATGATAG TCGATGATGAATACATTATCATTGGTTCTGCCAATATCAACCAGAGGTCAATGGACGGTGCTAGGGACTCAGAGATAGCCATGGGAGCCTACCAACCATATCATCTAGCCACTAGGAAACCCGCCAGGGGTCAGGTTCATGGCTTTCGGATGGCTTTGTGGTATGAGCATCTTGGCATGCTTGATGATTCCTTCCTCCAGCCTGAGAGTGTGCAATGTGTGCAGAAGGTGAACAAGATTGCTGACAAGTATTGGGATATTTTCTCCAGTGAGTCTGTGGATCGTGACCTACCCGGTCACCTTCTCACCTACCCAGTTGCAATTTCCAGCGACGGAACTGTGAACGAATTTCCTGATACAGAATTTTTCCCTGACACCAAGGCTCGCATTCTTGGTGCCAAATCTGACTTTCTTCCTCCAATTCTCACTACATAG